A genomic segment from Colletotrichum higginsianum IMI 349063 chromosome 5, whole genome shotgun sequence encodes:
- a CDS encoding Subtilisin-like serine protease yields MRGFLGAVAGLAAVASATPSLSIETIHDGAAPIISSTNAETVPNSYIIKFKKHVSDTGAEDHHNWVQQLHSSSQQERLELRKRGQDSLVNDAFHGLKHTYKIGNDFLGYAGHFDEATIEKVRRHPDVEFIEVDSVVHTQVPVKSQVEDKCDGETEKQAPWGLARVSHRKSLGFTNYDKYLYAEDAGEGVDAYVIDTGTNVDHVDFEGRAKWGKTIPSGDQDADGNGHGTHCSGTIAGKKYGVAKKANVYAVKVLRSNGSGTMSDVVKGVEWAATSHTEQVKAAKDGKRKGFKGSVANMSLGGGKTQALDAVVNAAVDAGIHFAVAAGNDNADACNYSPAAAAKAVTVGATELGDRRSYFSNYGKCTDIFAPGTNIKSTWIGSKYAVNTISGTSMASPHICGLLAYYLSLQPASDSEYSVAPITPEKLKKALISVGTVGALADIPRDTPNVLAWNGGGCNNYTSIVEAGSVTIEREAEDSTIDDLEKAIEEDFEVLSGQVVKGAKNVGSKAEKFAKKIHNLVEEELKTFLKETAL; encoded by the exons ATGAGAGGTTTCCTTGGTGCTGTGGCCGGCCTCGCTGCTGTTGCCAGTGCCACTCCTTCCCTCTCCATTGAGACCATTcacgacggcgccgcgccTATCATTTCCTCCACCAACGCCGAGACTGTCCCGAACTCGTACATCATCAAGTTCAAGAAGCACGTCTCAGACACTGGTGCCGAGGACCACCACAACTGGGTCCAACAGCTAcactcctcctcccagcAGGAGCGTCTTGAGCTGCGCAAGCGTGGCCAGGACTCCCTGGTCAACGATGCCTTCCACGGCTTGAAGCACACCTACAAGATCGGCAATGACTTCTTGGGCTACGCCGGTCACTTCGACGAGGCCACCATCGAGAAGGTCCGGAGGCACCCTGAC GTCGAGTTCATCGAGGTCGACTCTGTTGTCCACACCCAGGTTCCCGTCAAGTCCCAGGTCGAAGACAAGTGCGATGGCGAGACCGAGAAGCAGGCCCCTTGGGGTCTGGCTCGTGTCTCCCACCGCAAGTCCCTGGGCTTCACCAACTACGACAAGTACCTTTACGCCGAGGATGCTGGCGAAGGCGTTGACGCCTACGTGATTGACACCGGCACCAACGTTGACCACGTTGACTTCGAGGGTCGTGCCAAGTGGGGCAAGACCATCCCCTCTGGTGaccaggacgccgacggcaacggccacGGCACTCACTGCTCCGGCACCATCGCCGGCAAGAAGTACGGTgtcgccaagaaggccaacgTCTACGCTGTCAAGGTCCTCCGCTCCAACGGCTCCGGCACCATGTCCGATGTCGTCAAGGGTGTTGAGTGGGCTGCCACCTCTCACACCGAGCAGGTCAAGGCTGCCAAGGACGGTAAGCGCAAGGGCTTCAAGGGCTCCGTCGCCAACATGTCTCTTGGTGGTGGCAAGACCCAGGCTCTCGATGCTGTCGTGAacgctgccgtcgacgcTGGCATCCacttcgccgtcgccgctggcAACGACAATGCCGATGCCTGCAACTACTcccccgctgccgctgccaagGCTGTCACCGTCGGTGCCACTGAGCTCGGCGACCGCCGCTCTTACTTCTCCAACTACGGAAAGTGCACCGACATCTTTGCCCCTGGCACCAACATCAAGTCCACCTGGATTGGCAGCAAGTACGCCGTCAACACCATTTCGGGCACTTCCATGGCCTCTCCCCACATCTGCGGTCTCCTGGCCTACTACCTCTCCCTCCAGCCTGCTTCTGACTCGGAGTACTCCGTTGCCCCCATCACccccgagaagctcaagaaggCTCTCATCTCTGTTGGTACCGTTGGCGCCCTTGCCGACATCCCCAGAGATACCCCCAACGTCCTCGCCTGGAACGGCGGTGGCTGCAACAACTACACCTCCATTGTCGAGGCTGGCAGCGTTACTATCGAGCGTGAGGCCGAGGACTCCACCATTGATGAcctcgagaaggccatcgaggaggaCTTCGAGGTCCTCTCGGGCCAGGTCGTCAAGGGTGCCAAGAACGTTGgcagcaaggccgagaagtTTGCCAAGAAGATTCACAACTTGGTCGAAGAGGAGTTGAAGACGTTCCTCAAGGAGACCGCCTTGTAA
- a CDS encoding Aromatic ring-opening dioxygenase gives MPRLSPLFLLSLSVALTAYMLSPTIQSIFTTVAAKLAGYTSNYADLATIKKPRMPVYFFSHGGPDVMYNKSHPVYPTLQHIGAEITSLRPAAVLVFSAHWQSRTPASILVNSAPSAPLIYDFSGFPLHYYSATYPNIGSPALSARVCTLVASHDIPCDTTERGLDHGVWAGFHVAFHPDENPLGVPIVQASLFRSEDPDAHYRLGRAVSALRDEGVVIIGAGMSVHNLHHMDSGPEPLPYAVSFDDALKEAVEAGVDERQEKMAQVCSRPDAKQAHPWMDHLMPVHVAAGAAGDDLGKQLWTMKEGSFAWAQYRFGPLPES, from the exons ATGCCGCGCCTCAGCCCGCTATtcctcctttccctctccgTCGCCCTCACGGCTTACATGCTCTCACCCACCATTCAATCTATCTTCACGACGGTGGCCGCAAAACTGGCGGGCTACACGTCCAACTATGCAGATCTTGCGACGATAAAGAAACCCCGGATGCCGGtctacttcttctcccaTGGGGGC CCGGACGTAATGTACAACAAATCCCACCCCGTATACCCAACTCTTCAGCACATCGGCGCAGAAATTACCTCCCTTCGccctgccgccgtcctcgtcttctccgccCATTGGCAGTCCCGCACCCCGGCCTCCATCCTCGTCAACTCGGCCCCCTCCGCTCCTTTAATCTACGACTTCTCCGGCTTCCCCCTCCACTACTACTCCGCAACCTACCCGAACATTGGCTCCcccgccctctccgcccGCGTCTGCACTCTTGTCGCCTCCCACGACATCCCCTGCGACACCACCGAGCGCGGCCTCGACCACGGCGTCTGGGCCGGCTTCCACGTCGCTTTCCACCCGGACGAGAACCCCCTCGGCGTGCCCATCGTCCAGGCCTCTCTCTTCCGTTCCGAGGACCCGGACGCCCACtaccgcctcggccgcgccgtcTCCGCTCTCCGCGATGAgggcgtcgtcatcatcggcgccggcatgtCCGTGCATAATCTCCATCACATGGACAGCGGGCCGGAACCGTTGCCCTACGCCGTGAGCTTCGATGACGCCCTCAaagaggccgtcgaggctggcgtcgacgagagGCAGGAGAAAATGGCGCAGGTGTGCAGCCGCCCTGACGCCAAACAGGCCCATCCGTGGATGGACCACCTCATGCCCgtccacgtcgccgccggcgccgccggagaCGATCTTGGCAAGCAGTTGTGGACCATGAAAGAGGGAAGTTTTGCGTGGGCTCAGTACCGCTTCGGTCCCCTGCCTGAATCGTAA